gaatgcaagagatttctgtgcattaattttgtatcctgcaactttaccagattcattgattagctctagtagttttttggtggcatgtttaggattctcagtatcatgccatctgcaaacagcaacagttttacttcttcctttccaatttgtattccttttctttctttttcttctctgattgccgtggcctggacttccaaagctatgttgaataatagtggtgagagtggtcatccttgtcttgttcctgatcctagtggaaatgctttcagtttttcaccattgagaatgatgtttgctgtgagtttgtcatatatggcctttattatgttgtggtaggttccctctatgcccactttctggagagtttttatcttaaatgggtgttgaattttgtcataagctttttctgcatctattgagatgatcataaggtttttattattcagtttgttaatatggtgtatcacattgattgatttgcatatatattgaagaatccttgcatccctgagataaatcccgcttgatcatggtgtatgatccttttaatgtgttgttggattctgtttgctagtattttgttgaggagtttggcatctgtattcatcagtgatattggtctgtaattatctttttttgtagtatctttgtctggttttggtatcagggtgatggtggcctcatagaatgagtttgggagtgttccttcctctgcaattttttggtagagtttgagaaggatgagtgttagctcttctctaaatgtttgatagaatttacctgtgaagccatctggtcctggacttttgtttgttggaagacttttttttttttttttttttgcggtacgtgggcctctcactgttatggcctctcctgttgcggagcacaggctccagacgtgcaggctcagtggccatggctcacgggcccagccgctctgcggcatgtgggatcttcccgggccagggcacgaacctgcgtcccctgcatcggcaggcggactctcaaccactgcgccaccagggaagccgtgttgGAAGACttttgatcacagtttcaatttcattacttgtgattggtctgttaatattttctatttcttcctggttcagtcttggaaggttatacctttctaagagtttgtccatttcttccaggttgtccattttattggcattgagttgcttgtagtagtctcttaggatgctttgtattcctgtggtgtctgttgtaacttctcctttttcatttctaattttattgatttgagtcccctccctctttttcttgatgagtctggctaatggtctataaattttgtttatcttctcaaagaaccagcttttggttttattgatctttgctattgtttctttttgtttctttttgatttttttctgctctgatctttatgatttctttctttctactaactttgggttttgtttgttcttctttgtctagttcctttaggtgtaaggttagattgtttatttgagatttttcttgtttcttgaggtaggattgtattgctctaaacttccctcttagaactgcttttgctgtatcccataggttttggatcgttgtgtttttgttgtcatttgtctctaggtattttttgatttcctctttgatttcttcaatgatctcttggttatttagtaacatactgtttagcctccatgtgtttgtgggttttttcccctgtaattgatttctaatctcatagcattgtggtcagaaaagatgcttggtatgatttcagttttcttaaatttactgaggcttgatttgtgacccaagatgtgatctatcctggagaatgttccatgcgcacttgagaagaaagtgtaatctgctctttttgggtggaatgtcctataaatatcaattaaatctatttgttctattgtgtcatttaaagcttgcgtttccttattaattttctgtttggatgacctgtccattggtgtaagtgaggtgttaaagtcccccactattattgtgttactgtcagtttcctcttttatagctgttagcagttgccttatgtattgagttgctcctatgttgggtgcataaatatttataattgttatatcttcttcttggatttatcccttgatcattatgtagtgtccttccttgtctcttggaacattattttaaagtctgttttatctgatatgagtattgctactccagatttcttttgatttccatttgcatggaatatcttcttccatcccctcactttcaatctgtatgtgtccctaggtctgaagtgggtctcttgtagacagcatatatatgggtcttgtgtttgtatccattctgagagcctgtgtcttttggttggagcgtttaatccattcatgtttatggtaattattgatatatatgttcctattgccattttcttaattgttatgggtttgtttttgtaggtcctttcttctcttgtgtttcctgcctagagaagttcctttaacatttgttgtagagctggtttggtggtgcttaactctcttagcttttgcttgtcggtaaagcttttgatttctctgtcgagtctgaatgagatctttgctgggtagagtaatcttggatgtaggttcttcactttcatcactttaaatatatcatgccactcccttctggcttgcagagcttctgctgagaaatcagctgttaaccttatgggagttcccttgtacattatttgtcatttttcccttgttgctttcaataatttttctttgtctttaatttttgtcagtttgattactatgtttcttgtccttggatttatcctgcctgggactctctgtgcttcctggacttgggtggctatttcctttcccgtgttagggaagtttttgactgtaatctcttcatatattttcttggtccgtttctctctctcttctccttctgggacccctatggaCCCCTATGATGCAaattttgttgcatttaatgttgtcccagaggtctcttaggctgtcttcatttcttttcattcttttttctttattctgttccccggcagtgaattccaccattctgtcttccaggtcacttatccgttcatctgcctcagttattctgctattgattccttctagcgtatttttcatttcagttattgtattgttcatcttcgtttgttctttaattcttctaggtctttgttaaacatttcttgcctcttctccatctttgcctccattcttttcccgaggtcctggatcatcttcactgtcattattctgaattctttttctggaacgttgcctacctccagttcatttagttgtttttctggggttttatcttgttccttcatctggtacatagccctctgccttttcatcttgtctatcttcctatgaatgtggttttagttccacaggctgcaggattgtagttcttcttgcttctgctgtctgccctctggtggatgaggctatctaaggggcttgtgcaagtttcctgatgggagggattggtggtgggtagagctggctgttgctctggtgggcgcagctcagtaaaactttaatctgcttgtctgctgatgggtggggctgggttccctccctattggttgtttggcctgaggcgacccaacactgctcctacctggctctttggtggggctaatggtggactctgggagggctcacgccaaggagtacttcccagaatttctgctgccagtgtccttgtttcCGTGGTGagacagccaccccccgcctctgcaggaaaccccccaacactagcaggtaggtctggttcagcctcctatgggatcactgctccttccctgggtcccgatgcgcacactactttgtgtgtgccctccaagtgtggagtctttgtttcccccagtcctgtcgaagtcctgcaatcaaatcccactagccttcaaagtctgattttctaggaattcctccttccgttgccggacccccaggttgggaagcctgacgtggggctcagaaccttcactccagtgggtggactcctgtggtataattgttcttcaGTGtctgtcacccacccagcagttatgggatttgattttattgtgattgtgcccccgctaccgtctcattgtggcttctcctttgtctttggatgtggggtatcttttttggtgagttccagtgtcttcctgtcgatgattgttcagcagttagttgtgattccggtgctctcgcaagagggagtgagcgcacatccttctactccaccatcttgagcccttcgttgttttttattttttaattgtgtttggTAACCTGCAATCCATCTGAAATTCAgttgtttttgctattatttcccAAGTGTTTGTCTAGTCCCTGAAAATTAAAATGGTCTGTTTCTTACACTCAGGGTGATATTCCTTCATACTGTATCCCAGCTCAGCTGTCTGTCCAGAGTTCTGTCCTGGGCTCTGCTCAGCCTTTTGGTTAGAATTAGTTGGGATGGGCTGCAACTCAGTGCAAAGGAAAACCACATCTGTGTCCTGGGAGAGACCAGCCCAAACCGTGCATTTGGTCCTGAGGGTTGGCAAATCCTCTTGGGGCTCAAGTCAGAATAAATAGGGTGAGTAGGTTTGGAGGTGGCAGCTCCGAGCATGGTCACCTGCCGCCGTGGGCATAGATGCCAAGCCCTGAGGTGGCCCTGAGTGGCAGACCAGACCCACGCTCCTCCCCTCAGTGTGTTTCCTTCTCTGCTGAGGCAACGCTTTCTGGGACCAGATGGGCTGTGAGGTTACATTAAAGCACCTGGTGGAGGTGCTACCCACCACGAGTCAGAAAGTGTAGGTGTGGCGATTCCACTGACTAGTCTTAACACTTTCTAATCTTTCTGATTTTGTtctctggaaaatgggaaaaaatataaccATTTTAAAGGGTTATTGTAAGAATTAAGTGGTATAATGTATTATTGATAAACACAAATCTACATGTTAATATCTATGAAAATACTATTTGCAAATCATGGTGATAAACTCTATAGGAATTACAGAAGAGATTAAGACAGTTGAAATAAGACAAATACAATACAGTTTATCACAGTTTGATGGGTGGattcttaaaaattttgaaacaattgtgacttttgatatattatttcatgtgtttcttgaaaTGTTTATGCTTTCAAAACACAGCGGAAGGAGGCACAGTAACTTCCTTTCATCCACTGGGGACACGTACACCCATCATTTCCACGTGCCAGCAGTGCTAGGCACTGGGTACTTTACAGTTATAAAACTTGCAAAGCAAATCATGGTAGCTTTGAAACATTTAGCTATTTTTTGTATGAAGCTCTCTGCTGTACcttggaaaatgtaaaataagtaagtaaaaccAATTTGTAAATTAGAGAAGAACgtgctttaaaatattcaacacattttatttttgtttttgttttctccaaacaTCGCAGGCTTCTCAAGTCTTTCAAAGTCTCTGATTTATTACTACAGAGAATGTGTGTCCTGGGGAGATCGGGGAGCGCACAAGGCCTGACCGGGTCTGTGTCTGGCCTTACAGGTGCTAAAATAAGGCCTCCTATCCACCTCCTATTGGAAGTGCTTCCTGCCTTCTTTGGGGTTATTCCCAACAGAGTTTCTTAGGTAGcatgtttttgtttgtctccTTTGTCTTGTTAAATCGCGAGCCCTGCACCTGCAGGCTGGGAGGTGATTACAGCCCCACCCATCGACCCAGGAGGTGTATGCTGGGGGGTCACCCTCCATGAAGTGGCCTGGGGAGTCTAGATCTGTACATTCCTCGTCGTGCGGGTGCGTGCTGCGTGGGAGCCCCAGCCTGAGGCCCCTCGGCCGGTCCCCTCTGGCGGTGAACTTCCCACCGCTGAGGTCCTGCGCTCCCGCTGTCTCAGATTGTGTGCTGTTTCTTTTCACAGTTGGAATGAAATCAGATAGTCCATTATTTAGGGCTCTCTGGTTGGAAATAACAGAATAGCCTAGATGAAGGGAAACCCCACCGAATTCAAGACAGAAGGAGTAGAACCAAATGCTGGGACCCAGTGGCCCAGACCCAGTCCTGCTGTTCTCTACACAGCGCGTCCTCCGCTCCACACCCCATGGCAGCATCCCCCTTGCCCTCGGCTTCCGCGTTCTTTGCTTCTGTGCTAATGGGATTCTGGCCCCCGAAAGAGAGAATCACTGCAATTTTAGCAGGTAATCCACCAGGTGTCTGCAGCAGATTATACCTTTAGGATTGGCATGACCCTTCACTCGCTGGGTGTTTGAGGGACAAATCTGAAATTCCCCACGAAGAAAGAAAGGGCTGGGCATGGATTGGATATGAGggcaaaaaaaggaaggaattaatATTCACTCAAGCTTTGTGCCTGGAAACTTGGAAACTAGGAAAACGGTTGTGCGGTTAAGAGAAATGTGGGGACAGGAAAGGTCTgcaagggaaggagagggtggaAACTGAGGTGTTGGCTGACCTTCCGTTGTCCTTGCAGAGCTACTGACCAGGCTCTCTGGGCCAGACCCCAGGCCTGGACTTGGCTTTAGCCCCGTcgtccccacccagcccctctcAACTCTGACCCCCGGCGCTGCGGCCAGATTGACGTGTGTGTTTCCGGACGGGCAGCCCTGATTGTCTCAGTTCTTAGCTCCCCAGGGTCCCCTGAGCATAAGGATGAGCCCTGCTCTGCGGTCTGTTGAGCAGCGACCATCCCAGGATCTCCCCTCGGGAGCATCAGCTCCCCCACTTCTTAGCCCCACCCCATCTCTGCTGGTAACTGTCCAGAGTCTTCTTCTGTGTTACTACCACTTCCCCCATGAGGCCTGTCCAGGCCGAGTCCACACAGCCAGCATGGTGACCACGTGGCTGGGTTCTCTGAATCTAAACAACCAGCTTGGTGGCCGGATGGCGAGGCGCTTTGCTCACGACTTTGTAGCTGAGGCTTCAGGTGTGTCTGGTGCCCGTGAGGCGGTGCGGAATCAGGGGTGACCCAGGGCTACTGCCGCATGTGTATAACCTGGTAGCCGTTACGGAGTTACTGACTGTGAAGTGGGACAGGTCTgagactgttttcatttctgtctgtGTGTCACTGATTGATGCTTTATAAGACGCAGCCAGTGAACCAGTGGTTGTATAAGCCGAGATAACCGACCTTGGCGACCTAGAATGTTGTGAACTAGTTGAACGAGTCCCAGATGCACGACGGGTATGGATTTGTTTTGTAGTTCGCCACTGACTTTGTTCATCAGTGTAGAACATAACTttgcatcttgttttttttttttcttttgcggtacgcgggcctctcactgttgtggcctctcccgttgcggagcacaggctccggacgcgcaggctcagcggccgtggcccacgggcccagcagctccgcggcacgtgggatcttccccgaccggggcccgaacccgtgtcccctgcatcggcaggcggactctcaaccactgcgccaccagggaagcccataactttGCATCTTAATCGTTGCTGACAGTCTTCGATTTTGGTCGTGGCTCTCTGAAAGCACTTCTTGGTGCCGGTGCTGGAGCATCGTCTGGTCCTCGCGAGGCCTCTGTGAGGGTGGCTGGCGTTCCCTCCGTTCCCATTGGGGGAGCAGGCGCTCCGCGTGGAAGCAAGGTCTGCTCAGTGGGAGCCGTGGCGCTGGAACCGAGGTCTGCTTAACTTGAAAGCCTGTGGGAGCAGTGAGCAGTCATGACAGGGAACTTCCGGGAtgtcagtgattttctttttcttgggggtggggagggaagacgAGTCACCAGGTGTGACGTGTGTGTGATCATACCGGTAATTACGAGTAAACAACAGACTGTCCTCTGCATGAAATACCATACCCATAGTCCGCTTATATGTACTTTGTGTTTCAGGTTGAAGATGGAAGAACCACAAGAGATTTTCTCCATAAATGATGGCCACGCAGGTGATATAGTCGTGGAAAAATACCTGGTGGATTCCAAGAAGTCCGCATCCCACGTTCAGTTCGCCTGCAGTGGGCAGTCCTGTGCTTTCCCCTTAGATAGAAACGAACTTTGTGTATGGGACACCAAGGAACCTCCTCACCAggtatttaaaaagttatacgTGTTTTTTGTTAAGTCACAGAAATTTGCCGTCAAGCTCTGTTCCTCTGATGCTGTTTGGGTGAGTTTGCCCTTTGTGGATTCAGTTACCAGCTACGGGAGAAAAATGCTAACAAAACAAAGCATATTAAGTTTTGACTTAGGAAATAAACTGgaatcactttatttaaaaataacatcttttgAAGTTAGAAttgggtcttttaaaaatatattctaagcctctgtttaacattttgaacATATGAAATGAAGTTATAATGACTGTTTAAATGTCCTTATCTAGTAGTTTTGACACCTGGATCAGTTCTGGTTTGGTTTCAAGGTCTAAACGACTTGTGGGTGTTTTCCatcatttcttatttctcttgttttttgaCCGAATGGTCTTGTCTCCTTGAGGACCTTTCTGCTCAGATGGGCACAGTGTCCCTTCTGTCTGCTTGCCACGGGCCAAAGCAGGTCACTGGCCAGGCGTGGAGCCGCAGCGGAtgcagggaagagggaggacgGGATGCACAACTCACCTGGAGTCTGTGCGCGTGGCCTTCTGCAAGACATGCCGTCATCCTCGTGATGCAGTGTCTTCCCCACAGACAGTGCCCGTGTTCCACGTGTTTCCAGAAGAACTTTTCAATGTTTTTAATGCTCTCAAAGAGCCAAAATCAAACCAAAGCTCACGTCATTCTGCACGTAATCCTGGAATAGAGGGTTACGCTCTCAGCATCTCCCATGAGGTCATCTCGGACATTACACTAATGACCCAACTCCCTCCAGGGCGACTTCCACGAGGGACCGTCCTCGGCACCCTCCTGGGAAACGTGCTGTGTTTAAGGCCTAGTCCCACCGATCATGTTACTGCGGTGTGTGCTGGAAACAAAGTATTCACACTGGACGTTGAGCTAAGACCCGACACCGCGTGAAGTTCCCCGGCACGACGCCCACGCTCCCGGTGCTGGGCCTCACCTGCCTCTTCTCAGCAGGGTTTGTAACTGGGCCTGTTTTTGTAAAGATGTGAGGGGCAACGaatgaaaacatttctttatcTTGCGATTGGAAAGCACTGGACCCAGATACTGCTGTTCTATGTAAATTAGGAAACCTTTCCAGGAAGTCTGGACACCAGGGCTCACTGAGCACACGTGTGGTAAACTGTGTTTCTCTGATCGGCTCCTACTCGAGCGGTCTCTTCAAGGCCTGGAAAGTGCTTTTATCTCTTCTAGCAAAATTTGCTGTTCATCCAGAATTGGCCTCTTCTGCCTTAATTCTCAGTTGGGCTGCGTTTAAGTAGGCGTGCCACCTCTTGCGGCTTCTGTGCTTTGGTTGCTCTACGCGCTGGCCGGACGCCAGGCCTGGAGAGCAGGCGGCTTCTTCCTCAGAACTCACCTTCTGCCCGAGACGCAGCTTGGAGACAGATCTTCCAGGGCCTGGTGTCGTGTCTTGTCTTCCGTTTGGCAGGTGAATGCAGTCAGCAAAGCTAGTTGCCTGCAAGGCATTTTCTTGCCATTTCCACTGTCAAAACCTAGCGTAGGAGGGACGTTAGCGCACCAAACCTTCACTGATGGTTAAGCCATGGCGCCTCAGGTGTGCCAGGCAGTTTGCGGTGCAGAGTGGATGTTTCTGTCTTCAAACAATTTTGGGCCAGATTGTGAAGTTGAGGGTCGCACATAACAAAAGGTCAGATGGTGGAGGTGACCTAGGATCAGGGCAGGGCTGTGAGCTTGTTCAGCGACACGTTGGCATTTGAGCTGTAAATGTTTAAAACGTTTTGTGCAGACACCTTTTGATGGTCACCCCCCATACCTAACAAACACCATATTCATGTCAGGGGAAGGTAAACCAGGATGAGCAGGAGGACACTTAGCACGTACAGTGTTTGAAGGAAGACAGATGCTCCCGAAAGAGAAAGTGATAAGCCTGGCATGGAGTGCGGACGCCTCTGCAGGGCCAGCCTGGCGGCGGGTGCGGCGGGGCAGTGTGTGCGGGGTGTGGGCCGTGGGGAGGTGGGGCGCCCCAGATGCTGCTTCAGGGCGTGACGGGGGTGTCGGCCTTGGTCAGTCTCATTTCTTCAGTCGCTGCTCCCGGGGCCAGGACCGCGGCGCTTCCCTCTCGGCTCAGCCCCTGAACTTTAGCTTCCAGCGTTATGCACAGGAAGTTCCAAATTCGGACCAGGGGATTATGTAAAGTAGAATTAATTCTAATAGAAACTATTTTCTGTGAGGTTCATAGAacttcttaataaaaataataattaccagAACACTCTGTGCCTGGTCTTCCCTCACCAATTCCCCCAGGGCCGGTCTACCCTAGCCGAGCTGCAGGGTCCCCAGGGCCCAGTGACCGCGGCCGCGTTTTGCACTCGGCAGGCACGTGTCATCATCGCGGTGTCCGAGGACAGAAGCTTCGAGGTACGGGACGGGCGTTAGACTGTGGTGGTGTGTGAACGATTTGTGTTGTGCTTTTGGTTCGTGGTCACTGCCACATGCGTAACGTCCGAGGGGTGACTGTCCTGGACTCAGCCCAATGTCTTGGCTGCTTGCTGGGCGGCTCTGGGGGCCGGGGCTCGTGGCACGTTCTGGTGGCCTGGCATTCCAGGTGGGCTGAGTCAGTGACGGGACCCTCCTTCTCCCGGAATCCAGGGCCCTGGAGAGCTAGCACCTTAATTTACCTCCACAGTATATCCTAGGGGCCCAGCAGCAGGGCCACTTTCCAATATCAGAAGATTCATTCAGAGCTAAATTAGGCTTAAGAAGGAAATAACGCAAAACGCAAGCTCAGTTCCCATCCACCTCCGAGTCAGTGCACTCTGAGTATTTTCTAACTGACAAAGTGAGGATGTCCTATGTTGTGGCTGAAGGAAAGTTGGGGGTGATTAAGAGGCATCTgcagagagagcgagagaggagagagattgtAAAAATGCTTCTGTTGTCACCTTGAAATTTCGCACTTGCAAGAGCTCTGGAGCAGACTGCTGGGGCCAGAACCCCAGCTCGCCACTTACCAACTGCTGCTGACAGATTAACCGAGCTCGCCTGACCtctcttatctggaaaatggaaatgatggCCTCCGTCTCCTCAAGGGGTGTGAGAATTAGAGCGGATGTTTGGAAAACAGGAGGGTGCGCCTGTCACTGGTCCTTTGTCGTCAGGATACAGGTGACAGTGACCTTGTCCCCTCTTCTCGGCAGTGTTGATGAAGTGCTGGAAACGTCTCCAACCTTCTCTTGTCTGGGTCTTCCAAAACTATAGGTTGTTATTTCTGGAAATGTTTATTTCCTGTGTGTATGATGCTGATATCTttaattgtatttctgtagttttattatttatatgcttattattttgtcctttagATAACCATTCACATAAATTAATTTGTAATTTGGTAGAAGTATTAGTTCAAACTATAGCAATAATGGCAAAATTTTGACCTCTTCTAAAGAAACGTGTGTCTGTCCAAAGGTTTGGGACCATCGCATGGGATCATTAACATACAGCTCATCAGTGTTAACAGGTAACTTAAAACTTTTACCTGTTTTCTGTCCGTGGGCTGTGTGTACCCTAATACATACATGTTAACCTGTAAGCCGGAGCGTGACAGTCACGGGGGTCTGAATCCATTTATCAGTCTCAGGGATAGAGCATACTTCTTGGAATTATGTTGGAATTATTTTCCTGAAATTAACTATGGGGACTTTATTTGACtgttaagaaaacaattataagcTTGATTTTGATGTCATCTATAAAGTTTATTCAGGACGTGCAGTGTTTTCAACATTCATGCATCCTAACTCTCCTGAATCCTTGACACTCTGGATTCACGGtaagttttaaatgaaatgacATCCTAGGCAACGAtttaaaaaagagacattcaTTTAATTGCTGTTTTCACCACTAATTCCGTAGTCTTATTGTTTCTTACTTAAGAATCGTTGTTGCTGCATGTTTAATGTTGTTTGGTGCTATTCTCACTCTGGGAGTTGGTGACTCTTGGAGGGGCTGGGATGACCCCCCAGGCTTCCCCCGGGCCGTTCCGACCGCTGTCTTCGCACACTCATGCACTTTCCGAAATTTGTGTTCACTTACAGTTTCTACTTCCTGGTGAAGAACTTACTTTGGAATAGTTCACATGTGACTAAAAGAAATACCATCAGTAAAAGTGCTGGCTCCCAGTTTAAACTCTGTCAGGCACCTTTAAAGCTAAGAACGCACGTGCCCCCTCCAATAGCCTCTCCCCTCCTGAGCCTCCTTGTGGACCAGCGAAGGCTGCAGCCGGTCACCGGCTGTGTGGATGGCCAGGTGAGAACCACAGGCTAACTCCAGTCTTCAGACGTTGTTATGACTAAGTGAACACGTACACGAAGGTCTCTGTTTCACTGTTGCTTTGTATCCTTTGCTGAGGCCGTACCTCCAGCGCCTGGTGGGGTTTTCATACCCGCGGGGCCTCGCCTGCAGAGAGGCTCGGTCCTCTGTAAAATCTCGTACAACCACTAGTGtcagatttatatattttgagaaatttgaagatatttgatatttttaaaaacttagttttgttgacttaaaaaattatgcacaacgtgagagctgtgagttaagttttatttggggcaaaatgaggactgcggCC
The sequence above is drawn from the Delphinus delphis chromosome 14, mDelDel1.2, whole genome shotgun sequence genome and encodes:
- the WDR27 gene encoding WD repeat-containing protein 27; this encodes MEEPQEIFSINDGHAGDIVVEKYLVDSKKSASHVQFACSGQSCAFPLDRNELCVWDTKEPPHQVFKKLYVFFVKSQKFAVKLYGHSVPSVCLPRAKAGHWPGVEPQRMQGRGRTGCTTHLESVRVAFCKTCRHPRDAVSSPQTVPVFHVFPEELFNVFNALKEPKSNQSSRHSARNPGIEGYALSISHEVISDITLMTQLPPGRLPRGTVLGTLLGNVLCLRPSPTDHVTAVCAGNKVFTLDVELRPDTA